A region of the Muricauda sp. MAR_2010_75 genome:
CACTCATTTGTTCTTTCTTTTTATCATTGCTCAACAGGCGCGAAGCCAATGAAGTATCAACCAGCGATGGCGCAATTACGTTGACCCTGAGTTTTGGGGCGTATTCGGCCGCCAGGGCTTTTGCAAAACCCTCAATGGCTGCTTTAGCCGCTGAAATACTGGTGTGGTACGCCATGCCTGAACCCACAGCAACGGTACTGAAAAATACCATACTTGAACCCTCGGCCATATTGCCTATAATTGTTTTGACCACCTTTACCAAACAGAAGAAGTTTATTTCCATGTCTTCTTCAAAATCCTGGATGTCCAGCATTTTAAAAGGCTTTAGGTTGATGCTTCCAGGGCAAAACACAAAACCATGAATTTCATCAGGTATGTTCTTATCTTCAATATCATCCAACATTACGTCAAATGGGATATGGTTCACGTTCAAATCAGACAATTCTTTAGCGGTCCGTGAAGCTACGTATACATTGTTTGTGGATGACAGTTGGCTGGCAATCTCACGTCCAACACCGTGTGATCCGCCTATGAGCAATATATTTTTCAATTTAAATGGTTTTTAATTCAAGTGAAGTTTCTTTTCCAGGGATGCTCCCAAAAAGCGATTCCAATTTTATTTTTCGATACTCAAATATTTTTTTGAGCTGGGATTTCACCACAATGGGATGCATCAACCTTCCTATGAAACCAAAGGGTAGTTTGTAGTCTATAATGTCTTCCATTTCAACTCCACCAGAAGTTTCACGAATAAAATGTTTGTGGTGCCAAAGTGCATAGGGACCAAATCGTTGTTCGTCCACAAAATATTCTCCCTGTATTACATGGGTAATTTCAGTGACCCATTTTGTGGCCATAAATGGAAATGGTTTAACCACGTATTGAATAATTTGTCCTGCATACATAGGTTCATCCCCACCAGATAAGATGTGAAATCCCATGTGGGGAGGTGTGATGGTCTTTAGATTTTTAGGATTTGATAAAAATTCCCATCCATCTTCCTTGGATATGGGCAAGAATTGTTTCGCACAAAGTTGATATAATCTCATCCAAATGATTTGTTCAAAAATACAAAATGTTTAATTTATATTGAAATAAGTTAAACAAATTTATATATTTTTATCCTTGATGTGAAACAAGGTATCGCTGTCTGATGGTTTCTTTTAAGAATTTATTAACGATTGTAATTATCATTCTAGTTAGCTTTGCTTAGCTAACAATTTAAACACTATTTCCTATGAAAAAACTTGTATTATTTATGTTTGTTGCGTTGCTTTC
Encoded here:
- a CDS encoding SDR family NAD(P)-dependent oxidoreductase, which codes for MKNILLIGGSHGVGREIASQLSSTNNVYVASRTAKELSDLNVNHIPFDVMLDDIEDKNIPDEIHGFVFCPGSINLKPFKMLDIQDFEEDMEINFFCLVKVVKTIIGNMAEGSSMVFFSTVAVGSGMAYHTSISAAKAAIEGFAKALAAEYAPKLRVNVIAPSLVDTSLASRLLSNDKKKEQMSERHPLKRVGNVKDIANMATFLLNSENSWITGQIIGVDGGMSTLNSNS
- a CDS encoding SRPBCC family protein, giving the protein MRLYQLCAKQFLPISKEDGWEFLSNPKNLKTITPPHMGFHILSGGDEPMYAGQIIQYVVKPFPFMATKWVTEITHVIQGEYFVDEQRFGPYALWHHKHFIRETSGGVEMEDIIDYKLPFGFIGRLMHPIVVKSQLKKIFEYRKIKLESLFGSIPGKETSLELKTI